The following proteins are encoded in a genomic region of Xanthomonas cassavae CFBP 4642:
- a CDS encoding dicarboxylate/amino acid:cation symporter — protein MTASPAARRPGLPLHWKMGIGFAVGLVLGLAVYYLAGSDADGVRLATKYVTTPFSQIFLNLIFMLIVPLLFSALVMGISDMGDIRALGRVGWRTLGYTVVLSGIAVLLGLVLVNVLKPGAGVDPQLANQLIQENAERTREIISSSGTQPQGMDMLLSIVPSNVIAAASSNGAILSLMFFAVMFGVGMVLTAEEKVATLKRAIEGIFEISMTLIGLVIRLAPYAVACFMFNLAALFGFDLVIRLGAYVGVVVLALGLHMVVSYGLAVKFAGRSPLGFFKQTQEATLMAFSTASSNATLPTALRVADEMGLPPRVSRFVLTVGATANQNGTALFEGVTVIFLAQFFNVDLSLGQQFMVMLVCILGGIGTAGVPSGSLPVVALICAMVGVNPVGIGMILGVNHFLDMCRTALNVTGDLALTTLVAKGEE, from the coding sequence ATGACTGCATCCCCAGCCGCACGCCGCCCGGGCCTGCCCCTGCATTGGAAGATGGGTATTGGCTTTGCCGTGGGCCTGGTACTGGGTCTGGCCGTCTACTATCTGGCCGGCAGCGATGCCGACGGGGTGCGCCTGGCGACCAAATACGTGACTACGCCGTTCTCGCAGATCTTCCTCAATCTGATCTTCATGCTGATCGTGCCGCTGCTGTTTTCGGCACTGGTGATGGGCATCTCCGACATGGGCGACATCCGCGCGCTGGGCCGCGTGGGCTGGCGCACCCTGGGCTACACCGTCGTGCTGTCCGGCATTGCAGTGCTGCTCGGTCTGGTGCTGGTCAATGTGCTCAAGCCCGGTGCGGGCGTGGACCCGCAGCTGGCCAATCAGCTGATCCAGGAAAACGCCGAACGCACCCGCGAGATCATCTCCAGCTCCGGCACCCAGCCGCAGGGCATGGACATGCTGCTGTCGATCGTGCCCAGCAACGTGATTGCCGCCGCGTCCAGCAATGGCGCGATCCTGTCGCTGATGTTCTTTGCGGTGATGTTCGGCGTGGGCATGGTGCTGACCGCCGAGGAAAAGGTGGCCACGCTCAAGCGCGCCATCGAGGGCATCTTCGAAATCTCGATGACCCTGATCGGCCTGGTGATCCGATTAGCGCCGTATGCGGTGGCCTGCTTCATGTTCAACCTGGCCGCGTTGTTCGGCTTCGATCTGGTGATCCGCCTGGGCGCCTACGTGGGCGTGGTCGTGCTGGCGTTGGGGCTGCACATGGTGGTGAGCTACGGGCTGGCGGTGAAGTTCGCCGGGCGCTCGCCGCTGGGGTTCTTCAAGCAGACGCAGGAAGCCACGTTGATGGCGTTCTCCACTGCGTCCAGCAACGCGACCCTGCCCACCGCCCTGCGCGTGGCCGACGAGATGGGCCTGCCGCCGCGGGTGTCGCGCTTCGTGCTGACGGTGGGCGCCACCGCCAACCAGAACGGCACCGCACTGTTCGAAGGCGTGACGGTGATCTTCCTGGCGCAGTTCTTCAACGTGGACTTGAGCCTCGGCCAGCAATTCATGGTGATGCTGGTCTGCATCCTGGGTGGGATCGGCACCGCCGGCGTGCCGTCCGGCTCGCTGCCGGTGGTGGCGCTGATCTGCGCGATGGTGGGGGTCAACCCGGTCGGCATCGGCATGATCCTGGGCGTCAACCACTTCCTGGACATGTGCCGCACGGCGTTGAACGTGACCGGGGATCTGGCGCTGACGACCTTGGTGGCCAAGGGCGAGGAATAG
- a CDS encoding M23 family metallopeptidase gives MKLLMILMAGMAIGAGGYWWLERHAPEAKVPPAASASPAAASASTRMQGAASSAPVVAAARPADPAAATTAPASQMSNASAVASAASAGAEGSDTSAGLLIPVQGVAKNQLQDTFTDARSEGRVHDAIDILAPAGTPVLAVADGTVEKLFDSERGGLTVYQFEPGGMYCYYYAHLQRYADGLAEKQWIKRGQVIGYVGSTGNANPAAPHLHFEIHRLGPEKQWWKGDAFNPYPVLHGDQPLQ, from the coding sequence ATGAAACTGCTGATGATCCTGATGGCGGGTATGGCGATCGGTGCAGGCGGCTATTGGTGGCTGGAACGTCATGCACCGGAGGCAAAGGTGCCGCCTGCCGCAAGTGCATCGCCCGCCGCGGCCTCAGCGTCCACCCGCATGCAAGGTGCGGCGTCCTCTGCCCCTGTGGTTGCAGCTGCGCGGCCCGCCGATCCCGCCGCTGCGACCACGGCACCGGCGTCCCAAATGTCCAACGCTTCAGCAGTGGCCTCTGCTGCATCAGCGGGCGCTGAGGGTTCGGACACCAGTGCCGGCCTGCTGATCCCGGTGCAAGGTGTCGCCAAAAACCAACTGCAGGACACCTTCACCGACGCACGCAGCGAGGGCCGCGTGCACGATGCCATCGATATCCTCGCGCCCGCTGGCACACCTGTGCTCGCCGTCGCCGACGGCACGGTCGAGAAGCTGTTCGACAGCGAACGTGGCGGCTTGACCGTGTATCAGTTCGAGCCGGGTGGCATGTATTGCTATTACTATGCGCACCTGCAGCGGTACGCCGACGGCCTCGCGGAGAAGCAATGGATCAAACGCGGCCAGGTTATCGGCTACGTCGGCAGCACCGGCAATGCGAATCCGGCCGCGCCGCATCTGCATTTCGAAATCCACCGCCTTGGACCGGAGAAGCAGTGGTGGAAGGGAGACGCCTTCAATCCCTATCCCGTCCTGCATGGCGACCAGCCGCTGCAGTAA
- a CDS encoding L,D-transpeptidase family protein — protein MPPRSYARVCLLALALGAWLPLRAQASQATPAPAPAPAPAPAPAATATPAAKDVATGPRSDLHAQVLLDRAHFSPGQIDGELGSNQKRAVSGFQAAHDIKVTGELDDATWQALQADTTPALVQYTLTEADVAGPFQPIPKGPAEQAKLPALGYASVDEALGERFHADPALLRQLNPRVDLGKAGGVIQVPNIDGVAPLAKPAKLVVDKSDSTLRLFDAGDKVYAQFPVSSGSKHDPLPIGRWKILGISRDPVFKYNPKLFWDAKKGDKKATLPSGPNNPVGRVWIDLSKPHYGLHGTPEPGHVGKTESHGCVRLTNWDVVNLASVVGPSIPVVMQE, from the coding sequence ATGCCACCACGCTCCTACGCTCGTGTCTGCTTGCTCGCCCTGGCGCTTGGCGCTTGGTTGCCCTTAAGGGCGCAAGCCTCGCAGGCTACACCTGCACCTGCACCTGCACCTGCACCTGCACCTGCACCTGCAGCTACCGCAACGCCTGCGGCGAAGGATGTCGCAACCGGCCCGCGTTCGGACCTGCACGCACAGGTGCTGCTCGACCGCGCGCATTTCTCGCCCGGCCAGATCGATGGCGAACTCGGATCCAACCAGAAACGTGCGGTGTCCGGGTTTCAGGCAGCGCACGACATCAAGGTGACCGGGGAGCTCGATGACGCAACCTGGCAGGCATTGCAGGCAGACACCACGCCGGCGCTGGTGCAATACACCCTCACCGAGGCCGACGTGGCAGGACCATTCCAGCCGATTCCCAAAGGTCCGGCCGAGCAGGCCAAGCTGCCCGCGCTGGGCTACGCTTCGGTCGATGAGGCGCTGGGCGAACGCTTCCACGCCGATCCCGCGTTGCTGCGCCAACTCAATCCCCGTGTGGATCTGGGCAAGGCCGGTGGCGTGATCCAGGTACCCAACATCGATGGCGTTGCACCGCTCGCCAAGCCGGCCAAGCTGGTGGTCGATAAATCCGACTCGACGCTGCGCCTGTTCGATGCCGGCGACAAGGTGTATGCGCAATTTCCGGTGTCCTCCGGCAGCAAGCACGACCCGCTGCCGATCGGGCGCTGGAAGATCCTCGGCATCTCGCGCGACCCGGTGTTCAAATACAACCCCAAATTGTTCTGGGATGCGAAGAAGGGTGATAAGAAAGCCACGCTTCCGTCGGGCCCCAACAATCCGGTAGGCCGCGTGTGGATCGATCTGTCCAAGCCGCATTACGGCCTGCACGGCACGCCGGAGCCCGGCCATGTGGGCAAGACCGAATCGCACGGCTGCGTGCGCCTGACCAACTGGGATGTGGTGAACCTGGCCAGCGTGGTCGGCCCATCGATTCCGGTGGTGATGCAGGAGTAA
- the pcaC gene encoding 4-carboxymuconolactone decarboxylase, producing MSDARFEKGLQIRREVLGDAYVDRALAQADAFSQPLQELVTEYCWGTVWARSDLARSERSLINLAMISALNRPHELKIHVQGALRNGVPREKIREALLQVAVYCGVPAAVDSFRIAREAIAEFDTADPA from the coding sequence ATGAGCGACGCACGATTTGAGAAAGGCCTGCAGATTCGACGTGAAGTGCTTGGCGATGCTTATGTGGATCGCGCGTTGGCACAGGCCGATGCCTTCAGCCAGCCGCTGCAGGAATTGGTCACGGAATATTGCTGGGGCACGGTGTGGGCGCGCAGCGATCTGGCCCGCTCCGAGCGGAGTCTGATCAACCTGGCGATGATTTCCGCCTTGAACCGGCCGCACGAGCTGAAGATCCACGTGCAAGGCGCGCTGCGCAATGGTGTCCCCCGCGAAAAAATCCGTGAAGCGCTGCTGCAGGTGGCGGTCTACTGCGGCGTGCCGGCGGCCGTGGATAGCTTCCGCATCGCCCGGGAAGCGATCGCCGAGTTCGATACGGCTGACCCGGCGTAA
- the fhuE gene encoding ferric-rhodotorulic acid/ferric-coprogen receptor FhuE → MNRPTVMRLLPTTLRPRALSHAVFAALCTLTAGQALAETPAGDAEVTTLDRLNVQGEQVKGYTVEKTTAGTRMNLSLREIPQSVTVVTRERMDDQNLQSITDVLNNVSGISVAQSDSERLEFYARGFYIDNYQFDGIPAYMEQAWSYGDSALDVALYDRVEVVRGATGLLTGSGNPSASINLVRKHAVSRDFIGTVSVGGGDFNKTRSVADVTVPLSPEGTVRARVVGVYQDGESEMDRYNLRKKIGSAIIDADLTDSTLLSVGYEYQKKESDDVTWGGFPLFYSDGTRTNYDRSFNPAADWTFWDTRLQRTFASLQQSFDSGWTLKANVSHEKTEAANHLFYPYYTIFGFDRATGGGVVPYSGNYQTERKADGADVYAEGPFQLFGREHQVVAGASYNRREYVNNGTFDFPAPLDSYLGWTGAYPEPNWSPRTVQSTGTIKQKAAYVAARFSLADPLKLLVGARYTDWQIDGGNFDAAQGLAPFSDSQTEVTPYAGLVYAINDVWSTYVSYTEIFNPQTLRDANGGYLDPLSGKGYEAGVKAAWFDDQLNASLALFRIEQDNLGVATGGFVPGSSESAFVAANGVVSEGFDFEVSGRLTQGWNATFGASHYTARDDSGTSINTHLPRTTLKLFNSYTPQGAWSDLTVGGGVNWQNRSYYVDPVYGTFQQGAYALVSAFARYRLSPQFSVQLNVDNLLDKRYYSQFNGGYGAWGASRNGMLTFNYSF, encoded by the coding sequence ATGAATCGTCCTACCGTAATGCGTCTCCTTCCCACTACGCTGCGCCCGCGCGCGCTGTCGCATGCGGTGTTCGCCGCGCTGTGCACCTTGACAGCAGGACAGGCGCTGGCCGAAACGCCGGCCGGCGACGCGGAGGTCACCACCCTGGATCGGCTGAATGTGCAGGGCGAGCAGGTCAAGGGTTACACGGTGGAAAAGACCACCGCCGGCACGCGCATGAACCTGTCGCTGCGCGAGATTCCGCAGTCGGTCACGGTGGTCACGCGCGAGCGCATGGACGACCAGAACCTGCAGAGCATCACCGACGTGCTCAACAACGTCTCCGGTATTTCGGTCGCGCAGAGCGACAGCGAGCGGCTGGAGTTCTATGCGCGTGGTTTCTACATCGACAACTACCAGTTCGACGGCATTCCGGCGTACATGGAGCAGGCCTGGAGCTACGGCGATTCGGCGCTGGACGTGGCGTTGTACGACCGCGTGGAAGTGGTGCGTGGCGCGACCGGTCTGTTGACCGGTTCGGGCAACCCGTCGGCCTCGATCAATCTGGTGCGCAAGCATGCGGTGAGCCGCGACTTCATCGGCACCGTGTCGGTGGGTGGTGGCGACTTCAACAAGACCCGCAGCGTGGCCGATGTCACCGTGCCGCTGAGCCCTGAAGGCACCGTGCGCGCACGTGTGGTCGGTGTGTATCAGGACGGCGAATCGGAGATGGATCGCTACAACCTGCGCAAGAAGATCGGCTCGGCAATCATCGATGCCGACCTCACCGACAGCACCTTGCTGAGCGTGGGTTACGAATACCAGAAGAAGGAATCGGATGATGTCACCTGGGGTGGCTTCCCGCTGTTCTATAGCGATGGCACCCGCACCAACTACGATCGTTCGTTCAACCCGGCCGCCGATTGGACGTTCTGGGATACGCGTCTGCAGCGCACCTTCGCCAGCCTGCAACAGAGCTTCGACAGCGGTTGGACCCTCAAGGCCAACGTGAGCCACGAGAAGACCGAAGCGGCCAATCACCTGTTCTATCCGTACTACACGATCTTCGGCTTCGACCGCGCCACCGGCGGCGGCGTGGTGCCGTATTCGGGCAACTACCAGACCGAGCGCAAGGCCGATGGTGCCGATGTCTATGCGGAAGGTCCGTTCCAGCTGTTCGGCCGCGAGCATCAGGTGGTGGCCGGCGCCAGCTACAACCGCCGCGAGTACGTCAATAACGGCACCTTCGATTTCCCGGCGCCGCTGGACAGCTACCTCGGCTGGACCGGTGCCTACCCGGAGCCCAACTGGAGCCCGCGCACGGTGCAGAGCACCGGCACCATCAAGCAGAAGGCCGCCTACGTTGCTGCACGCTTCTCGCTGGCCGATCCGCTGAAGTTGCTGGTGGGCGCGCGCTATACCGATTGGCAGATCGATGGCGGCAACTTCGATGCGGCGCAGGGGCTAGCGCCGTTCTCCGACAGCCAGACCGAAGTGACCCCGTACGCCGGTCTGGTCTACGCCATCAACGACGTGTGGTCGACCTACGTCAGCTACACCGAAATCTTCAATCCGCAGACCTTGCGCGATGCCAACGGCGGCTACCTGGATCCGTTGAGCGGAAAGGGCTACGAGGCCGGCGTCAAGGCCGCGTGGTTCGACGATCAGCTCAATGCCTCGCTCGCTCTGTTCCGCATCGAGCAGGACAACCTGGGCGTGGCCACTGGCGGCTTTGTGCCGGGCAGCAGCGAGTCTGCGTTCGTGGCAGCCAACGGTGTGGTCAGCGAAGGCTTCGATTTCGAAGTATCCGGGCGCCTGACCCAGGGCTGGAATGCCACCTTCGGTGCGTCGCACTACACCGCGCGCGACGACAGCGGCACCTCGATCAACACGCATCTGCCGCGCACCACCCTAAAGCTGTTCAATAGCTACACCCCGCAAGGTGCGTGGAGCGACCTGACCGTGGGTGGCGGCGTCAACTGGCAGAACCGCTCCTACTACGTGGACCCGGTGTACGGCACCTTCCAGCAGGGTGCCTATGCACTGGTCAGCGCATTCGCACGCTATCGCCTGTCGCCGCAGTTCTCGGTGCAGCTCAATGTCGACAACCTGCTCGACAAGCGCTACTACTCGCAGTTCAACGGCGGCTATGGTGCCTGGGGCGCGTCGCGCAACGGCATGCTGACCTTCAACTATTCGTTCTGA
- the tkt gene encoding transketolase yields MTQPTRRQLANAIRFLAADAVEAAKSGHPGMPMGMADIAEVLWNDFYRHNPNNPQWFNRDRFVLSNGHGSMLQYALLHLSGYDLPIEQLKQFRQLHSKTAGHPERSETPGVETTTGPLGQGFANAVGFALAEKLLAQRYNRPELEIVDHRTWVFMGDGCLMEGISHEAASLAGTWGLGKLVAFWDNNQISIDGNTAGWFSDDTPARFEAYGWHVVRDVDGHNAEKIKAAIEAALDNSDKPTLICCRTKIGFGAPTKAGKESSHGAPLGKNELEGARKALEWPYGPFEIPEEIYAGWRAGGTGTLRQAEWEQLFDKYARQYASEADELTRRSHGELPADFIAQADAYIAKAQEDGQTIASRKASQLAIEAFAPLLPELIGGSADLAHSNLTLWKASKSVATDDPDANYVYYGVREFGMTAIANGLALHGGFIPFDATFLVFSDYARNGVRMSALNPAHAIHVYTHDSIGLGEDGPTHQPVEHLASLRYIPNNDVWRPGDAVESAVSWKAAITRKDGPSCLIFSRQNLQHQPRSVEQIKLIERGGYVLADAEGGTPDVILIATGSEVGLAVEAKPTLDAAGLKTRVVSMPSTDVFDRQDAAYRESVLPNAVRKRVAVEAGVTGFWRKYVGLDGDVVGIDTFGASAPADQLYAYFKITAEHVVEAAKAL; encoded by the coding sequence ATGACCCAGCCCACCCGCCGCCAGCTGGCCAACGCCATCCGTTTTCTTGCCGCAGATGCGGTCGAAGCCGCCAAGTCCGGCCACCCCGGCATGCCCATGGGCATGGCCGATATCGCCGAAGTGCTGTGGAACGACTTCTACCGGCACAACCCGAATAACCCGCAGTGGTTCAACCGCGACCGTTTCGTGCTGTCCAACGGGCATGGGTCGATGCTGCAGTACGCGTTGCTGCACCTGTCCGGCTACGACCTGCCGATCGAACAGCTCAAGCAGTTCCGCCAGCTGCACAGCAAGACCGCCGGCCACCCGGAGCGCAGTGAGACCCCCGGCGTGGAGACCACCACCGGCCCGCTCGGCCAGGGTTTCGCCAACGCCGTCGGTTTCGCGCTGGCAGAGAAGTTGCTGGCGCAGCGCTACAACCGCCCGGAGCTGGAAATCGTCGATCACCGCACCTGGGTGTTCATGGGCGACGGCTGCCTGATGGAAGGCATCTCGCACGAAGCCGCATCGCTGGCCGGCACCTGGGGCCTGGGCAAGCTGGTCGCGTTCTGGGACAACAACCAGATCTCCATCGACGGCAATACGGCCGGCTGGTTCAGCGACGACACCCCGGCGCGTTTCGAAGCCTATGGTTGGCACGTGGTCCGTGACGTGGATGGGCACAACGCCGAGAAGATCAAGGCCGCCATCGAGGCGGCGCTGGACAACAGCGACAAGCCCACCCTGATCTGCTGCCGCACCAAGATCGGTTTCGGTGCGCCGACCAAGGCCGGCAAGGAATCCTCGCACGGCGCACCGCTGGGCAAGAACGAGCTGGAAGGCGCGCGCAAGGCACTGGAATGGCCGTACGGCCCGTTCGAGATTCCCGAAGAGATCTACGCCGGCTGGCGCGCAGGCGGCACCGGCACGCTGCGCCAGGCCGAGTGGGAACAGCTGTTCGACAAGTACGCCAGGCAGTACGCCAGCGAGGCCGATGAGCTGACCCGCCGCTCGCACGGCGAGCTGCCGGCCGACTTCATCGCCCAGGCCGATGCCTACATCGCCAAGGCGCAGGAAGATGGCCAGACCATCGCCTCGCGCAAGGCTTCGCAGCTGGCGATCGAAGCGTTCGCGCCGCTGCTGCCGGAACTGATCGGCGGCTCGGCGGATCTGGCGCATTCCAACCTGACCTTGTGGAAGGCCAGCAAGTCGGTGGCCACCGACGACCCGGACGCCAACTACGTGTATTACGGCGTGCGCGAGTTCGGCATGACCGCCATTGCCAATGGTCTCGCGCTGCATGGCGGCTTCATTCCGTTCGACGCCACCTTCCTGGTGTTCAGCGACTACGCACGCAATGGCGTGCGCATGAGCGCGCTGAACCCGGCGCATGCCATCCACGTGTACACGCATGACTCGATCGGCCTGGGCGAAGACGGCCCGACCCATCAGCCGGTGGAACACCTGGCCTCGCTGCGCTACATCCCCAACAACGATGTGTGGCGCCCGGGCGATGCGGTGGAATCGGCAGTGAGCTGGAAGGCGGCCATTACCCGCAAGGACGGCCCGAGCTGCCTGATCTTCAGCCGCCAGAACCTGCAGCATCAGCCGCGCAGCGTCGAGCAGATCAAGTTGATCGAACGCGGTGGCTACGTGTTGGCCGATGCCGAAGGCGGTACGCCGGACGTGATCCTGATCGCCACCGGCTCGGAAGTCGGGCTGGCAGTGGAAGCCAAGCCGACCCTGGATGCGGCTGGGCTGAAGACTCGCGTTGTTTCGATGCCGTCGACCGATGTGTTCGATCGCCAGGACGCCGCGTACCGTGAGTCGGTGCTGCCGAACGCCGTGCGCAAGCGCGTGGCGGTGGAAGCGGGCGTGACCGGCTTCTGGCGCAAGTACGTGGGCCTGGATGGCGATGTGGTCGGCATCGACACCTTCGGCGCCTCGGCACCGGCCGATCAACTGTATGCCTACTTCAAGATCACTGCAGAACACGTGGTGGAAGCAGCAAAGGCGCTGTAA